The Breoghania sp. genome has a segment encoding these proteins:
- a CDS encoding histidine kinase dimerization/phosphoacceptor domain -containing protein, producing MPWAKLPTTSSKIDRRLFGYIAGALIPLAALAFAFSYADHVRRAEAARSEFIDYARLTGQSSAKIIARAEGFAAGLVLRDRPTAIECDAVFAALQDQLPSAMSLRVVIDGFPHCARTRYREGSVVSAEPTDIDASEREAIVVTRRSGNDRVAISIGLRPRSVLIAPIVATTSGHASFALLDPAGKILAEYSDRSQDKEAFLDLLDKADLAQGTATRNLPSEDGWLISVVPVSGTDFRIATGVLPEQAAFEPWLSVARALLLPVTLLAAVFVVLRFGMQRFLLRYLRHIYGTFRRYGAGDTEARVGQLERAPAEIQLLGMTFDMMADRIAYRTKDLENSLAEQQRLTRELHHRIKNTLQMIASLVGMQRREATLASDKATLRVALERVQGISAAFRVSYATNEGTDVGLEDLVREVVDALREPVRLPSGRVRFEVGKAAHTTIVLDKAIPLAFILAELLPPRFDHLAPAEQITITIVPEGERARVEIRGPDGYLAGQDDDPHRPMRTRLMRAYLAQLSAQYELAEGIVTLILPISEA from the coding sequence GTGCCATGGGCTAAGCTTCCAACAACAAGTTCCAAGATCGATCGCCGTCTTTTCGGCTATATAGCGGGCGCCCTCATTCCACTTGCGGCGCTCGCTTTCGCCTTTTCGTATGCCGACCATGTGCGGCGAGCGGAGGCGGCGCGATCGGAATTCATTGATTATGCGCGCCTGACCGGCCAGTCGAGCGCGAAGATCATCGCGCGCGCGGAGGGCTTCGCGGCGGGCCTTGTGCTGCGTGATCGGCCCACCGCCATCGAATGCGATGCGGTCTTTGCGGCGTTGCAGGACCAGCTACCTTCGGCGATGAGTTTGCGTGTGGTCATCGATGGATTTCCGCATTGCGCTCGCACACGGTACCGCGAGGGGAGTGTGGTTTCCGCCGAACCGACGGATATCGATGCGAGTGAGCGTGAGGCGATCGTCGTTACGCGCAGATCCGGAAATGATCGCGTTGCCATCTCGATCGGCCTGAGGCCGCGCTCCGTGCTCATCGCGCCGATTGTCGCCACCACATCCGGCCATGCCAGCTTCGCCCTGCTCGATCCCGCCGGAAAGATCCTTGCCGAGTATTCAGATCGCAGCCAGGACAAGGAAGCGTTTCTCGATTTGCTCGACAAGGCGGACCTGGCGCAAGGGACTGCCACCCGGAACCTGCCGTCCGAGGATGGATGGCTGATTTCCGTCGTGCCGGTGTCCGGCACCGATTTCCGCATTGCCACCGGCGTTCTGCCCGAACAGGCGGCTTTCGAGCCGTGGTTGAGCGTGGCGCGCGCGCTGCTTCTGCCGGTGACGCTGCTGGCCGCGGTCTTTGTGGTGCTGCGTTTCGGCATGCAGCGTTTTCTGCTGCGCTACCTGCGCCACATCTATGGCACCTTCCGCCGGTACGGGGCCGGAGATACCGAAGCGCGCGTGGGACAGCTTGAGCGCGCCCCTGCCGAAATCCAGCTTCTCGGCATGACCTTCGACATGATGGCCGACCGCATAGCCTATCGCACGAAGGATCTGGAAAATTCGCTTGCCGAACAGCAGCGCCTGACCCGCGAATTGCACCACCGTATCAAGAACACCCTGCAGATGATCGCAAGTCTGGTGGGCATGCAGCGCCGTGAGGCGACGCTTGCCAGCGACAAGGCGACCCTGCGGGTGGCGCTTGAGCGGGTGCAGGGCATTTCCGCGGCCTTTCGCGTTTCCTACGCCACCAATGAAGGAACGGATGTCGGGCTGGAGGATCTGGTGCGCGAAGTCGTCGATGCCCTGCGCGAGCCGGTTCGACTGCCATCCGGTCGGGTTCGCTTTGAAGTGGGCAAAGCCGCGCACACCACCATTGTGCTCGACAAGGCGATCCCCCTTGCCTTCATCTTGGCCGAGCTCCTCCCCCCGCGCTTCGACCACCTGGCACCTGCCGAGCAGATCACGATCACCATCGTGCCGGAAGGCGAGCGCGCGCGGGTGGAGATTCGCGGTCCCGATGGCTATCTGGCGGGCCAGGATGACGATCCGCACCGCCCCATGCGGACGCGTCTGATGCGCGCCTATCTTGCGCAGCTGTCTGCCCAATACGAACTGGCCGAGGGCATCGTGACCCTCATCCTTCCAATCAGCGAAGCCTGA
- a CDS encoding sigma-70 family RNA polymerase sigma factor, with the protein MAEVTPELRNEFVACIPSMRAFAASLTGAGDRADDLVQESLMKAWGNFHSFTAGTNMRAWLFTILRNTFYSNCRKAKREVQDSDGTYAANLAEHPQQQGHLDFADFRTALDKLPDDQREALILIGASGFSYEEAAEICGCAIGTVKSRVNRARAKLAEMLSVSSADEFGPDGSAQAVLSITSVPTAKSRAMG; encoded by the coding sequence ATGGCTGAAGTTACGCCGGAACTGCGCAACGAATTCGTGGCCTGTATTCCCAGCATGCGTGCCTTTGCCGCCTCGTTGACCGGGGCCGGTGATCGCGCCGACGATCTGGTGCAGGAATCTCTGATGAAAGCGTGGGGCAACTTCCACTCCTTCACAGCTGGCACCAACATGCGGGCCTGGCTTTTTACGATCCTGCGCAACACCTTCTATTCCAACTGCCGCAAGGCGAAGCGGGAGGTGCAGGACAGCGATGGTACCTATGCGGCCAATCTGGCCGAGCATCCGCAGCAGCAGGGGCATCTGGATTTCGCGGATTTTCGGACCGCCCTCGACAAGCTTCCCGATGATCAGCGCGAGGCGCTGATTCTGATCGGAGCGTCGGGTTTTTCCTACGAGGAAGCGGCCGAAATTTGCGGATGTGCCATTGGTACTGTAAAAAGCCGCGTCAACCGTGCCCGGGCAAAGCTGGCGGAGATGCTAAGCGTTTCTTCCGCCGACGAGTTCGGCCCCGATGGTTCCGCTCAGGCGGTCCTGTCAATCACCTCAGTACCGACGGCCAAAAGTCGTGCCATGGGCTAA
- a CDS encoding NepR family anti-sigma factor, with protein MADEDNLRRQGIGFSDDIQSKIGTQLKSIYDSVLDEPVPDRIAMLLQQLEEASPADSGRERNNDG; from the coding sequence ATGGCTGATGAAGACAATCTTCGCCGTCAAGGCATTGGCTTCAGTGATGATATCCAGTCCAAGATCGGCACACAGCTGAAGTCGATCTATGACAGTGTGCTTGATGAGCCGGTCCCGGACCGGATCGCCATGCTGTTGCAACAGCTGGAAGAGGCGAGTCCGGCGGACTCCGGTCGGGAGCGTAATAACGATGGCTGA
- a CDS encoding PLDc N-terminal domain-containing protein, with product MGIEVGGLMGLVILVLDVYAIVKILGSGASTGSKVLWVVLILLLPLIGFLLWLMAGPSRASYA from the coding sequence ATGGGTATCGAAGTTGGTGGCCTGATGGGCCTCGTGATACTGGTTCTGGATGTCTACGCGATCGTGAAAATTCTCGGATCCGGTGCATCCACGGGTTCCAAGGTACTGTGGGTCGTGCTGATTCTGTTGCTGCCGCTGATCGGCTTTTTGCTCTGGTTGATGGCAGGGCCGTCGCGCGCCTCATACGCCTGA
- a CDS encoding alpha/beta hydrolase, translating to MRPISHLPSFRAILFCAFLAGLASPTPSAHAYDLPLKAFKNELFSDLPISDVSDDGARVVVDYSKQRDLYGRDAVPEKRVKEAYVSSRVTRLQANETLSLGAHKVEFARVGAKRGADFAVIFIHGRGGDRRLGVNDYTFGGNFNRLKNLIVQNGGSYYAPTVRDFEQDGVDAISRLVKRVHDRNKKRPVILACASMGSFICWGAARNAETVSRLAGMAIIGGAPNSDFVHTSAYRARLPLYITHGGDDPVYPVGEQTAFFRKLHEAGYPTRMTVFATGSHGTPIRMTDWWRLLNWTLAQGR from the coding sequence ATGCGACCGATATCCCACCTGCCGTCTTTCCGAGCCATCCTGTTTTGCGCATTCCTTGCCGGTCTTGCCTCGCCCACCCCGTCCGCGCACGCCTATGATCTGCCGCTGAAAGCCTTCAAGAACGAGCTCTTCTCCGACCTTCCCATCAGCGACGTGAGCGATGACGGCGCGCGGGTCGTGGTCGATTATTCCAAGCAGCGCGACCTCTATGGCCGCGACGCGGTGCCGGAAAAGCGGGTGAAGGAGGCTTATGTCTCCAGCCGTGTCACGCGCCTGCAGGCGAATGAAACGCTCAGCCTGGGCGCGCACAAGGTCGAGTTTGCGCGTGTCGGCGCCAAGCGCGGAGCCGATTTCGCTGTCATCTTCATTCACGGGCGCGGCGGCGACCGCCGGCTTGGTGTCAACGATTACACGTTTGGCGGCAATTTCAACCGGCTGAAGAACCTCATCGTCCAGAACGGTGGAAGCTACTATGCGCCCACCGTGCGCGATTTCGAACAGGACGGCGTCGACGCGATCAGCCGTCTGGTCAAGCGCGTCCACGACCGCAACAAGAAGCGTCCCGTCATCCTCGCCTGCGCCTCCATGGGAAGCTTCATCTGCTGGGGGGCTGCGCGCAACGCAGAAACGGTCTCGCGTCTGGCCGGCATGGCGATCATCGGCGGCGCGCCCAATTCCGACTTCGTTCACACATCCGCCTATCGCGCCCGTCTGCCGCTCTACATCACCCATGGTGGTGACGACCCGGTCTATCCGGTTGGCGAACAGACCGCCTTTTTCCGCAAACTGCACGAGGCGGGTTATCCGACACGCATGACCGTGTTCGCCACCGGCTCACATGGCACCCCCATCCGCATGACCGACTGGTGGCGGCTCTTGAACTGGACACTGGCGCAAGGGCGATAG